GGTGGTTGCCACCGGCGGGATCGTGGTGAAGACGATGGCCGAGGATCGCGGCCACAAGGCGGTCCGGGTGCAGCACGGGAAGTACCTGCTGCCGGAGGATTTCGACGACGCGGCCGGGCGGTTGCTGGGGCGGGCGCAGCGCGCGGTCAAAACGGTGCTTGAGGCAACGGTTACCCGGCGCGGGTTGCTCGACGACGTGAAGAACGAGCTGGTGCTGCCGGAGCAGTTGTGGGACATCGCGCAGGTGCTGCGCGAGCAGACGGTGTTGCGAGCGCGGCAGCACGACATCGCGCGGGGGATGGCGACCGCCGAGCTGGATGCGGTGCTCGGACCGCAGCGGCGGGCGCTGGCGTTGTCGGTCGACGCGATCCGGCGCAAGGTGGATCTGCTGGATCGGTACGCCGACCGCGTACGCTCCGCCGATGCCGCCCTTCGAGCCGAGGCCGCACTGGGCGACGGCGATCGCTACATCGAGCTCCTGGCGCGTACCGAACCAGCCGGGGACACGTCGGTGGTAGAAGGTTTCGCCGACGAGGCGAACGCGTTGAAAGACACCCTCACCAGATCGATCAACGCCGCCCGCGACGCCGGCAAAACCCTCGCACTACCTGACTAAAGACCAGAGAGAAGCTCTTCTTCTTGCTCTGGGGTCAGGCCGACGGTCAGCTCCGCTGTGCCTTGATCCCAGTCGAGTACATCGGCGACCGTCTGCCGCAGCGGCGTGACCGGCATCCCGGCCGCCTGGGCCTTCGCCGGGTTGCGTCGGCGGGCGTTCCACTCGGTCTCTGCCTCGACGAGCGGGAACCACTCCGGCACGGCATCCCTGGGAACAGGTACGAGCTCAACCGTCGTACCCGCCAACTCGGCCGCGACCTCGATCAGCTCCGCGAGAGTCGACTCCGGGCCGATCGCATTGAAGGCACCGTCCCGTCCATCCGCGATCAGCTGCACGACCAGCCGCCCGACATCCCGGCTGTCGATCAACTGCAACGGGTGCTCCGGCTTCGTCGGCAGCGCGACCCGCCCACCCCGCGCACCACGCCGGATCCAGTACAGCACCGTGTCCGACGAGTCACCCGGTCCGGTCACCCGGCCGGGGCGTACCAGCGTCGCCCGGGTGCCGTACCGCTCGACCACGTCGTCCTCACACGCCACCTTGCACGGCCCGTAGGTCTCGTTGGTCAACTCCTCCGCATCGCGCATCGGGTCACGTCGCGGCGCGGTCTCGTCGGTACCCGGCGGGAGGTCACGCGCGTACACCGCGTGGCTCGACACGAACACGTACCGCCCGACCCGATCGCCGAGTACGTCCATCGCCTGGTCGACGTCGCGAGTGCGGTACGCGCTCAGGTCGACCACCGCGTCCCACTCGCCGGTCCGCAGCGCGGTGTAGTCGCCGGTCGACCGGTCGCCGACCAGCTCCGTCACCCCGGCCGGCAGCGGCCCGCTCTGCCCGCGGCTGAACGACGTCACCTCGGCCCCGTGTGCCAGCGCGTCCGCCACGATCGCGCGCCCGACAAACCCGTTTCCACCCAGCATCAGTATCCGCACGACCGCCGAACCTACCTGCCCGATCGGGCAGATGGACAACCGATTAACTGTGTAACACGTCTGAAGAGGTAAGGGGTGCGGTGGGTGGCGCACACTGGAGGTGGTGGACGGCGACAGGGGAGCCATGGGGAGACGTGCGCACGTAGGCCAGGAACAACCTCGGTCGATGCCAAAGCTTTTGGGGTTGACCCTGGTCGGCGCACTGCTTCCGGGGGTTGGGCTGATCATCGGCGGTCGCCGGCGGTTGGGTGCGTTCGTGCTCACCGTGTTCCTCGGGCTGGTCGGGCTCGGCGTGTACGTCGGGCTGACCCGGCGCGACGAGGTGCTCGCGGCCGCGGTGGTACCGAGCCGGCTGCTGCAGACGTCGATCCTGATCGGCGTCCTCGCGATGCTCTGGATCGTGGTCATCGTCGCCTCGCACCGTTCGTTGCGTCCGGCAACGGGAAGCGCCGGCGGCCGGGTCCTCGGCGCGGCGTTCGTCGGGTTGCTGTGTTTCGCGGTCGCGGCGCCGTCGGCGATCGGCGTCCAGACCGTGCTGGCCCAGCGGACGCTCGTGCAGGACGTCTTCCAGGGGCAGGAGGAGAGCAAGAGCGCGACCCGGCCGGCGACCGTGAACGTCAAGGACCCGTGGGAGGACCGGCCGCGGCTGAACCTGCTGCTGCTCGGCGGCGACGACGCGCCGGACCGCGAAGGGGTGCGGACGGACACGGTGATCGTCGCGAGCATCGACACGAAGACCGGTAACACCGCGCTGATCTCGCTGCCACGGAACCTGACCTTCATGCCGTTCCCGGCCGACTCGCCGCTGGCCAGGTTCTACCCGAACGGTTTCGGCAAGGAAGGGCTCAGCCTGGACGGGCGGCTGGAGTGGATGCTGACGGCGATGTACCAGAACATCCCGGACGCGCATCCCGGCATTCTCGGCCCGTCGGACAATGAGGGCGCGGACGTACTGAAGGAGTCGGTCGGCGAAGCGACCGGGCTGAAGCTGGACTACTACCTCCAGGTCAACCTGCGCAGTTTCCCGGAGATCGTGGACGCGCTCGGCGGGATCACCGTGAACGTCAACGAGCGGGTCGCGATGGGCGGGGTCAGCAGTTCGCACATCCCGCCGAAGGAATGGATCGAGCCCGGCCCGAAGCAGCACCTCGACGGCCGGCACGCGCTGTGGTTCGCTCGCGGCCGGTACGGCGCCGACGACGACCAGCGGCAGGTCCGGCAGCGCTGCGTCATCAAGAGCATCGTCGACGCGGCGGACCCGCAGACGCTCGTCACCAAGTACAAGGCGATCGCGAAGGCCGGCCGGCACCTGCTCCGTACCGACATCCCGCAGGAACTGCTGCCGGCGCTGGTCGAGCTCGGGCTGAAGGTGAAGTCCGGCACGGTGTCGAACGTGACGCTGGATCCGGAGAAGTTGCGCCTGAAGTACTTGCACCCGGATTACAAGGCGCTCCGCGAGACCGTACAGACCGCACTGGAATCGGCGCCGCCGCCCGCGACCAGTACACCGGTGGCACCCAAGCCCACCACCACTCGCAAACCGGTCACCGCGACCAGCACCCCGACGTCACCCCCGGGTCCCACCCAGGACCTCGCCGACGCCTGCGCCTACCACCCGAACGGCGACCAGCCGAACTAGTCCGTCGGAACCGTGCGGCCGAAGAGGGCTTCGGCGACGGCGGCCAGGTGGGGGCGGAGGTCGTCCTCGGTGGCGTCGGCGAGGGCCGGGGTGCCCACGGCGGTTCGGAGGATGCCGATGCCGAGCAGCCAGGCGGCGAAGAGCTCGGTCCGGAGGTGCTTGTCTTCGTTGCCGTCGGCAAGGTCTGACAGCACGCCCAGATAGCCGTCACACACCTGCCGGCGGAGACGGTCCTTCATGTCCTCGTGACCGGCCGAGCGGAGCATCGCGATCAGCGGGTGCTCCCCGGCGTACTCGGCCCAGTCCTCGAACACCAACTGCCGCATCAGCTTGGCCGGCAGCTCCTCCACCGGCCCGTCGGGCAGGATCACCGGCTCCGACGACCTCGCCATCGCCTCGGTGAACAGCCCGGACTTGGAGCCGAA
The genomic region above belongs to Kribbella solani and contains:
- a CDS encoding NAD-dependent epimerase/dehydratase family protein; the protein is MRILMLGGNGFVGRAIVADALAHGAEVTSFSRGQSGPLPAGVTELVGDRSTGDYTALRTGEWDAVVDLSAYRTRDVDQAMDVLGDRVGRYVFVSSHAVYARDLPPGTDETAPRRDPMRDAEELTNETYGPCKVACEDDVVERYGTRATLVRPGRVTGPGDSSDTVLYWIRRGARGGRVALPTKPEHPLQLIDSRDVGRLVVQLIADGRDGAFNAIGPESTLAELIEVAAELAGTTVELVPVPRDAVPEWFPLVEAETEWNARRRNPAKAQAAGMPVTPLRQTVADVLDWDQGTAELTVGLTPEQEEELLSGL
- a CDS encoding LCP family protein, encoding MPKLLGLTLVGALLPGVGLIIGGRRRLGAFVLTVFLGLVGLGVYVGLTRRDEVLAAAVVPSRLLQTSILIGVLAMLWIVVIVASHRSLRPATGSAGGRVLGAAFVGLLCFAVAAPSAIGVQTVLAQRTLVQDVFQGQEESKSATRPATVNVKDPWEDRPRLNLLLLGGDDAPDREGVRTDTVIVASIDTKTGNTALISLPRNLTFMPFPADSPLARFYPNGFGKEGLSLDGRLEWMLTAMYQNIPDAHPGILGPSDNEGADVLKESVGEATGLKLDYYLQVNLRSFPEIVDALGGITVNVNERVAMGGVSSSHIPPKEWIEPGPKQHLDGRHALWFARGRYGADDDQRQVRQRCVIKSIVDAADPQTLVTKYKAIAKAGRHLLRTDIPQELLPALVELGLKVKSGTVSNVTLDPEKLRLKYLHPDYKALRETVQTALESAPPPATSTPVAPKPTTTRKPVTATSTPTSPPGPTQDLADACAYHPNGDQPN
- a CDS encoding TetR/AcrR family transcriptional regulator; its protein translation is MAHKRDREATRAKLLECSRLRFARDGYDGTSVRDVAGDVGVDPALVFRYFGSKSGLFTEAMARSSEPVILPDGPVEELPAKLMRQLVFEDWAEYAGEHPLIAMLRSAGHEDMKDRLRRQVCDGYLGVLSDLADGNEDKHLRTELFAAWLLGIGILRTAVGTPALADATEDDLRPHLAAVAEALFGRTVPTD